AAGTGGCTATTTTAATGAATGCCAAAGGACCAAATATGACCATCGTTACCGCTTGTGCTTCTGCAACGAATGCTATTGGTGAAGCTTTCAAAATGATACAACGAGGCGCTGCCAAAGCTATTCTTACAGGAGGAACAGAGGCTTCCATTACTCCTATTAGCATCGCAGGATTCGCTTCCATGAAAGCTTTATCTACTCGTAATGATAGTCCCTGCACGGCCAGTAGACCCTTCGATTCCCAAAGAGATGGTTTTGTTATGGGAGAAGGCGCTGGTCTTATCATGTTAGAGTCTTACGAGCATGCCAAAAAAAGAGGCGCAACTATTCTTGCAGAAATGGTTGGTTATGGAACCCACACAGATGCTTATCATATTACAGCCCCAGACCCAGATGGCAAAGGCGCTTCCATTGCAATGCAAAAAGCGATCGAAGATGCCGATATTACCCCAGAGGCTATCGGTTATATCAACGCTCATGGAACCAGTACCGATTATAATGACCGACTAGAAACCACGGCTATCAAAAATGTGTTTGGTGACCATGCCCCTAACCTAAAGATTAGTTCTACAAAATCAATGACCGGTCATCTCCTAGGAGCCGCCGGCGGCGTAGAAGCGATTGCTTGCGTTCTAGCCTTACAAGAACAAAAAATACCACCTACTATTAATTACGAAAGTCCTGATGAGGCATGCGATCTAAATTATACACCAAATAAAGCACAATCTGCCACTTTCCAATATACGCTTTCAAACTCTCTTGGTTTTGGTGGTCACAATGCCTGCATTCTCATAAAATCTTACACGTAACATTAAGAAAAACCCGACGTAGCGGGTTTTTCTTAATGTAGAAAACAAAATCCTACTATGCTTTTAGCCCTTCTTTCACCCATCCAGCAACTTGAATGGTCCGGTTAGCCTGATGCTGAATGGCCGCTTTTATGCTTTCTTGATCACCACTCATATTTCCTTCCCCATCAACGGTCACAGAGATCCCATAAGGATTCCCACCAGCACCAAAGATTACCGGATCTGTGTATCCTGGCGAGGCTACAATAGCGCCCCAGTGATGCATCATTGTATAAAATGATAAGATAGTTGCTTCTTGACCACCATGCTGGTTTTGAGCTGATGTCATAGCACTAACTACCTTATTAGCTAGTTTCCCTTCTGCCCACAAAGGTCCTGTTTGATCTAAAAATGATTTTATTTGAGAAGGCAACATTCCAAATCTTGTTGGAAAGCTAAAAAGAAAAGCATCTGCCCATTCAAGATCTTGATTACTTACCTCTGGAATGTCTTTAGATGACTCATCATTTGCTTTTCTCATAGGATCTGCATCAATAACCGATTGAGGAACGACTTCTTTTACTTTTAAGATTTTAACTTCAGCTCCTGCTTTTTGAGCTGCTTCAGCTGCCCATTTTGCCATTTTTTGATTCGTTCCGGTAAAACTGTAGTATACAATTGCTAATTTTACTTTTTCCATGATATCTCTCCTTTTCTCCATGTCATGTTCTATTTATGATTTATCCAAAATAGATAAACCTACTCCTATTAAAAGATTCATCATTGAATCTTTAGCATCAGGAGCTATGTATGAAACGAAATGCCTAAGCCTATTTTCTTTAACAGTAGTATAGCCTCTTTTTTTTCATCTTCGCTTAATGCTTTCAATATTTCTTTGATGGCTTCTTCATGAGAAGGAAAAATGGATTGCATCTTTCCTTTACCCAGTTCGGTTAAACTCACGTAGGTAACTCTTCTATCCTTTGAACAGCCTTTTCGTTCAATATATTTTTTTTCTTCAAGTTTATCGATCGTATACGTAATACTATTGCTTTTAAGCAAAACCTTTTCTCTTATTTTCTGAATTGGCTGTATCCCTTTATGATATAAAAGTTCTAATACCGCAAACTCTGTTGGATTCAATCCATACCTTCGAATATCTTTCAAAACAGCTTCCGAAACAGAAGCATAGGCTTTTGATAGGACAACAAATAACTTCAAAGAATATTCACTTACATATTTTTCGTTTTCAATAAAATTCATTCAGCCACCACCTATTCTTATTGCTTGTTTAACTACTTTACATTTTATTAATATTAAAATTAATTATATTGAATTTAATATATTTATACCTCCTTTTATTCCTCTTAAACATAAAAATGATTATTTTTATCAATTAAAATAGTTTCATGTTAACCATTTCACGTTTTATAGTTGACAGTATTTCTTCTCTCCTTTATACTCTATCTATACTGTTATTAGGAGGTTTTACAATGAAATCAAAAATAAGTATCCATGACTGTACTCGTATTTCTTTACTTGCTGCACTCATTGCTGTTTCAAGTTATATTATTATTCCCCTTCCTTTTTCACCAGTTCCAGTCACTGGTCAAACTTTAGCCATTATGCTTTGTGCTTTATTGCTCACTCCATCACAATCAACACTTACACTTTCCATCTACCTTCTTCTAGGTATTATTGGCCTGCCTGTGTTTGCCGGAGGTTCTTCTGGTATTGGTGTTATCTTGGGACCAACCGGTGGTTTTCTGATAGGTTTTCTTCCAATGGCCTGCTTTATTAGCTTTTTTAAGGGGTCTTCTCCTAATATGCTCCGATATTTTTTAGTCTCTGGCTTTAGCAGTTTGATTTTACTGAACTTAATCGGTGTTCCCTGGCTTGCCTATTCTGCTGGTATCAGCTTTTCTCAGGCTATCGCCCTAGGATTTCTTCCCTTCTTGCCCGGCGGAATCTTAAAACTGTTTCTTGCCGTTTTATTAGCCTGGAAACTTATTCCACAGCTTTCGTTCATGACATCCAATCGGTAGAATCCATTTCTGGTTATATGATGGTTTTTCTTGACGGTAACCTCTTTTATGAATTATGATGGTAAGAAACACAAGGAGGATCTGGTATGAAGGATAAAAAAGCATTATGGAGTGGACGTTTTGCCGGCTCCACTGCTGATAAAATGCAACAGTTCAGTCAGTCTTTAGACACAGACTGGTCTTTTTTTCGAGAAGATATTGCTGGTAGTCGAGCCCATGGAGAGATGTTGTTAAAGGTTGGATTGTTAACAGCTGAGGAACAGCAAAAGATTGATCAGGCTCTTTTAGAAATTGAAACAGAGATTGAACAGGGCGATTTCAAACCTGATATAGCGCTTGAAGATGTTCATATGAATATAGAAGCTCGCTTAATAGAAAAGTTAGGACCTATGGGAGCAAAAATACATACCGCCAGGTCCCGCAATGATCAAGTAGCAACAGATTATCGTCTTTTTATGAAAAAAAGAGTTCGAGAGGTTATGCAACAACAAAAATGCTTGCTAAACGCTCTTATAGATCGGGCCGAAAAAGATATTGATGTTTTTTTGCCAGGCTTTACTCATTTGCAGCATGCTCAGCCAGTTTCTCTTGGACATTTTTGGATGGCTTATTTCTGGAAGTTTCACCGAGATTTTAACCGCATGGCAGCTGCCTTTGATCAAGCAGATCAATGCCCCTTAGGTGCTGGTGCCTTAGCCGGTACAACCCTTCCCATAGACCGCCACTATTCGGCAAGACTTCTTGATTTCACTAATGTTACAGAAAATAGCCTAGATACTGTATCTGACCGAGATTACTTACTCGAATTTCTATTTGCATCTTCTACTTTTATGCTTCATATTAGCCGACTCTGTGAAGACTTGATTCTATGGAACACCCAGGAATTCGATTTTATTGAATTACCAGATGCCTATTGCACCGGTTCAAGTATGATGCCAAACAAAAAAAATCCAGATGCTTTGGAACTGATGCGCGGAAAAACGAGCGGAGTAATTGCTTCATTAAATGATTTAATGATTAATCTAAAAGGACTTCCGCTTACGTATAATCGTGATATGCAAGAAGATAAGCGTCCTGTTTTTCATACTTTAGACACGTTAGAAGAAATTCTCGGCCTCTTGCCAGATTTGCTGAATGGTGTCACCATGAAATCAGCATCTATCAAACAGCATCTACAAAAGGGTTTCTTATTAGCAACGGATATTGCCGAATATCTTGTCTCCAAAGGAGTTCCCTTTCGTCATACGCATCATATCGTTGGGCAAGCTGTCCAATACTGCCTTGAAAATAACAAAGAGTTTGCTGATCTTACCTTAGATGAATGGAGAAAATTCAGCGATTCTATTGGAGAGGATCTTCTTTCTGTTCTAAGCATCGAAGCCGCTGTCGATCGGCGAAGTAGTTTTGGTGGAACAGCACGATCAGAAGTGAAAAGACAAATTAAAAAAGCTACCTCTCTCCTCGAAATAATCTAAAAAAGAAGCACCTTGCCTTATGAATTAAGTGCAGAGGTGCTTCTTTTTATTAGCTCTTTATTTTCTTATTTGTCCATCACCATAGATCACATATTTCGTACTGGTGAGTTCTTTTAATCCCATAGGTCCCCGTGCATGCAATTTTTGAGTGCTGATTCCTATTTCTGCCCCATATCCAAATTGTTCTCCATCTGTAAATCGAGTAGAAGCATTAACATATACAGCCGCCGCATCAACACAACGTAAAAACTTTCTGGAATTACCGTAGTGTTCCGTAATGATTGCTTCCGAATGACCTGTACCATAACGTTGAATATGCGTAATGGCTTCATCAATGCTGTCAACTACCTTAACCGCTAGAATAAGATCTAAAAATTCCTCGGCATAATCAGAATCGTTTACTTCAACAGCTTCTTCAAAGATTTCTCTGGTAAAATGATCCCCTCTGATCTCTACCCCTTTTGCTTTTAGAAGAGGAAGCAACTCCAGCAACAGTGCTTTTGCTTTTTCTTTATGAACCAATAAGGTTTCTAACGCATTGCACACTCCTGGCCTTTGGGTTTTAGCATTGATAACGATCTGTTTTGCTTTTTCCAAATCAGCGGTTTCATCAACAAAAATATGACAATTACCTATTCCCGTTTCAATGACGGGAACCGTAGCATTTTTTACTACTGTTTGAATAAGTCCCACCCCACCACGTGGGATAATAACATCTAGGTAGTCGGTCATTTGAATAAATTCCGTTACAACTTCTCTTCCGGTCTGTTCAATACTTTGAATGCTACCTTTTGGACAGCCAGCTTTCTCAGCCGCTGTTGCAATCAGTTCTGTTAAAATGCGATTGGAATGCAGTGCATCCGATCCACCACGAAGAATGACTGCATTACCAGTTTTTAAGCATAGCCCAGCTGCATCTACCGTCACATTCGGTCTGGCTTCATAGATCATTCCAATAACGCCCATTGGTACCCGCATTTTTCCAATTTCTATGCCTTGAGCTCCTATCCACATTTCCTCCACTTTTCCAATGGGATCTTCAATTCCTCTCAGCGCTTTTAGTCCATCTGCCATAGCGTAAATTCGTTCTTCCGTCAACATTAAGCGATCCATTAAAGCATCCGAAAGAGCGTTTTCTCTTCCATTACGCATATCTTCTTTATTAGCCTCAAGGATTCGGTGCACTCCTTGTTCTAATGCTTCTGCCATTTGTAGCAATGCATGATTCTTTTCTTCTGCCGATAAGAGCGAAAGTGAATTAGCCGCATCTTTAGCTAGTTTTCCTTTTATTATCAGTTCTTCATTCATAACTTCGACTCCTTTTCTATTTATTCTCTTTTATAGCAAGGTTAAATGATCCCGATGAATAACTTCCATATAATAGCAATACCCTAAAATTTTCTCTATATCTTTACTTTGACATCCTTTTATTTTATCAATTTCATTAAATCCATAGTTGCTAATGCCTCTAGCAATTTCTCCTTTTTTTCCAAAAATGCTAATAACACTTCCTCTTTCAAAAGTCCCCTTCACCGATGTGATTCCACTAGGCAGCAAACTTTTCCCTCGATTTCTCAAAGCATTTTCAGCACCTTCATCAACAGTTATCTCCCCTTCTGTTTTAGAAGCAAAGCCTATCCAACCTTTTTTCACACCCATACGATGTTCTTTGGGGAGGAATAAGGTTCCCACTTTTTTACCTTCCACAATATCCAATAACACTTCTTGTTGCGATCCATTCGCTAAAATCATAGGAATCCCATTATTTGTTGCAATTTTAGCGGCTTCTATTTTAGTAATCATACCACCACTACCAAGATTTGAACCAGGTTTTCCAGCCATACTTTCGATTTTTTCTGTAATACTGGTTACTGTTTCAATAAAAGGCGCCTCTGGATTGTCCTGCGGGTTTTCTTGATACAGACCATCAATATCGGATAAAAGAACTAAAAGATCTGCATCCACTAAAACGGCCGTAAGTGCCGCCAGGTTATCATTATCACCAAATCGAATTTCATCAAAAGAAATAGTATCATTCTCATTAACAATCGGAATAACGTCATAACGGTGCAAGGCTGTTAATGTATGCCTTGCATTCAAATATCGTTCCCGACTATTGATATCATCTCTCGTTAACAAAACCTGTGCAACAATCTGGCTGTATTCACCAAAAAACTTTTCATACATATGCATCATAACGCCTTGTCCAACAGCAGCTAAAGCTTGGCGTTGAGGTATTCCAGAGGGTTTTTTTCTAAGTCCCATTTTTCCCATACCGCTTCCAATAGCGCCTGATGATACCAGTGTTACTTCATAACCCATATTCTTAATATCAGCTATTTGACGGGCGATATGATCCATTCGATAATAGTTGATGCGCCCATTGGAATGGGTTAACGTACTGGTCCCTACTTTTATTACCATTCTTTTCATATTTAAACTCCGTTTTTCTTCCAGATCTTTCATATGATGCATCGCATTCATCCCTTCTATGAGTCCGCTGAATCTAAAGAAATGCTTCTAAGTACTTTCTGATACACTTCTGGAAACGCTAATTTATCTATCTCAGACAACTGAATCCACTGGTAACCCGTTCTATCACTAGAATCTGTTTCAGCTTCATAAATCGTCATATTCCATTGCTGATGAGAAAAAATATGTTTAGCCCTTCCAATCTTTCTCGTTATCATCATGGTAGTCAGCAAGTGGTCCCATTCCTCAGACTCTTTATTTTCATTATTATAACCTTTATTATTTTCCTGCACCAGCCCCTCTTTGCTTTCTAAACTTTCCTGTGTTGGAAATACCCACATTCCTCCCAGCAAGCCTTTAGAAGGATTTCTTTTCAGCAATAATGCATCCTTCTTTTTATTCCAGACAACAAAGACGTGTTTTTCCAGTATTTTTTTATTGTTTTTCTTTATTCTTACCGGTAACTCTTGCTCTAGTCCTGATTTTTTAGCCTGACAGAAACTTTGTATAGGACAGTCTATGCATCGGGGATTATTCGGTAGGCATACGACGGCACCTAACTCCATCATGCTTTCATTAAAATCGCCCGGTCTGTCCTTGGGAATCATACCCTCTAACTTAGTTCTAACCAGTTTAACCATCTTTGGTTCTAATACATTTTCTTTCAACTCGTATATTCGACTAAAAACGCGCATCACATTACCATCGACAGAGGATAACGGTATGTCGTAAGCCATACTCAGTACAGCTGCAGCCGTATATGGTCCAATTCCAGGAAGTTTAAGTGCTTCTTTTTCCGATTCAGGAAAAGTTCCGTCATGCTCTTCTTGTATGACGCGAGCGGCTTTTAATAAATTTCTTGCACGACTATAATAACCTAACCCTTCCCATTGTTTCAAAACATCATCCTCATTAGCCGCTGCCAATGCTTCTATATCAGGAAAACATGTCATAAATTTTTCATAATATGGAATGACGGTTTCAACCTTTGTTTGCTGAAGCATTATTTCCGAAATCCATCTTTTATAGGGATCCTTTGTGTTTCTCCAAGGCATGATTCTGTTTCCAGCGTCAAACCACTCCAGGAGTTTCCTTACCCAGGCTTCATTTAGCATTGGTTCTATCACACTTTACACCTCTTCATCCTGTAGTTCATCGCTAATCTTTTCATCCTCAAACCATTGCAAGGTAGTTTCACTTGGCATTTCTTCCACTTCTCTCAGCCTACGTTCAATAGCTCTGGTTCTTACTCCTGCTTTATCAATGACATTACTTGCCTCCTGCAATTTTTTTCTTGTTTTATCTAGAATACCTCCAAATTTCCCAAATTCCGACTTAACAGCTCCTAATAATTCCCATACTTCACTGGATCTTTTTTGGATGGCCAAAGTTCGAAATCCCATTTGCAAACTATTCAATAAGGCAGACAAAGTAGTTGGTCCAGCAATGGTTACTTTGAACTCTCTTTGAACCTCTTCAAAAATTCCTAACCGTAAAACTTCTGCATATAACCCTTCAAAAGGCAGGAACATAATAGCAAAGTCTGTTGTATAGGGTGGAGCCAGGTATTTTTGATTAATCATCCGTGCATCTGCTTTTATTCGATTGATAAGGCTTTTTCGGCGACTGTCAATCATTTCGCTTTCCCCATTTTCATAAGCATCTAGAAGATGTTGATAGGTTTCTGTTGGAAACTTAGCATCTATCGGCATCCAAACAGGTTTCGCCTTAGAGTCACTTCCTGGCAATTTCACAGCAAATTCTACCCGGTCAGCACTATCTTCTTGAACCGCCACATTTTTCTCATATTGCTCAGGGGTTAGTAGTTGCTCTAAAAGACTCTCTAACTGATATTCTCCTAATACGCCTCTTGTTTTGACATTGCTGAGGACTTTTTTTAAGTCTCCAACGCCATTGGCTAAGTTTTGCATTTCGCCTAATCCTTGATGAACTTGTTCTAAACGACTGCTCACTTGTTTAAAGGACTCCCCCAGACGATGCTCCAATGTTTTATGTAATTTTTCATCAACGGTTTCTCTTATTTTTTCCAGTTTTTCGTTATTATCTTTTTGCAAGTCGCTAATTTTTCCTTCAACCACTTCCCGTAAATGTTCTAGCTTATGTTCGGTTATTTTTATAATATGATCATGCCGCCCGGTCATTACTTGTGTTGTTTTGTCTAACCGTTCACCGGTGGCATTTTCAAACTGTCGTAAAGCTTGCAAAAGTTCTGCTCTACTCTCTCGCTCGCTTTGACGATATAATTCCCGGTTTTTTTCTGATTCTTCCCGATAGTATTTTTCCATTCGTTCTAATTTTATTAAATAGAAAAGTTGAATTATTAAAATTGCTGCCATCACTATGATTTCTAATGTCAAAAAAACACCGCCTTTCCTCGTTAATGATACCTTACCTATTGTAACATGAAATATTACCGGAACAAAGATTTCCTGCATGAAAAAGAGCCAGCGTCTAAAGACACTGGCTCTTACAGAAAGGGAGTGACTGGAACAAACAGTCTATAATGTTTCTTCTCCAGGGCTCCAGTCAATGGGGCATAAACCGCCACTTTTTAGAGCATGAAGAACTCTTAGAGTTTCATCAACGCTACGTCCCACATTCAAATCATGAACGACAGCGTATCTTACAATGCCTTCAGGATCAATAATGAATAATCCTCTTAAAGCAATTCCATCTTCTTCCACTAGCACTCCATAGTTGCGAGCAACTTCCTGCGTCATATCTGAAGCAAGAGGGAAATCTAGTTTTCCCAGACCGCCTTTATCATGAGCTTGATGAATCCAAGCTTTATGAGAATGTTCGCTATCCGTACTAACACCTAGAACTTCAGCGTTAGCATCTTGGAAGTCTTTAATTCTCTTATTCATGCCAGTAATCTCCGTCGGGCACACAAAGGTAAAGTCCAGGGGATAGAAAAACATAACAAGCCATTTTCCTTTGTAATCATCCAATGAAATTTTCCCAAATTTTTCACCTTCACCGTCTACAAAATTCATTTCAAAATGCGGTGCAGGTTTACCTACAATTCTTTCTGTCATAAGATAACCTCCTGATAATTTTTTCGTCATTATATATTTATCCAGTCAGAAGGATCTTAAACATTAAATGATAATAATTTTCATTTTTATTTTATTTTTTTCTTGGTGGTGCCATGTGAATCGCCTCATCTGTCGCCGCTAATGCGGCTTCCATCACCGTTTCCGCTAATGTGGGATGTGCATGAATTGTTTTGGTAATATCTTCCAGTGTCATATCATGACTCAACGCAAGGGCTCCTTCATGGATTAAGTCCGATGCATGAGCACCCATCACATGCATGCCAAGTAGCTGATGGTTATCTTTACGGGCAATCACTTTTACAAATCCTTCCGGTTCACCCATTCCCAAAGCTTTGCCATTCGCCCCAAACATAAATTTCCCTGTGAGGTAGTCAATTTCCTTTTCTTTTACCTGCTCTTCTGTCATTCCGACACCAGCCAGTTGCGGATCCATAAATACGCAGTCAGGAACAACGTCAAGCCTTATTCCCGACTCATGACCCAGCATACGTTCTACAGCCGCTATTCCCTGATGAGACGCCACATGAGCTAACATCATCCCGCCCAACACATCACCGATAGCAAAAATATTTTCATTGCTCGTTTGAAGATCTTCATTTACCTTTATGCCGGCTTCATCGTACTGAACACCTGCTTTTTCTAAGTTGAGCTGATTCAGCATCGGATCTCTTCCCGGTGCCATTAATAACGTATCTGCCTCAATCTTATCTTCTTTACCATTCTTTTTGTTACGTATGTCGATTTGGAGACCTTCACCCGTATGCGTAATGCCTGTCACGCGACAATCTTGCTTCAAATTCAAGCCTTGTTTTTTTAAGTAAGGTTGTACTCTTTTTATCATTTCTCCATCCATTCGCTTCAGAAGCGTTGAAGAAACCACCGTCACCTCTGAACCAAAAGCGTTAAAAATAGCGGCTAGTTCTATTCCTATGACACCACTGCCTGCAACCGCAAGTTTTTTAGGAATATGATCAATATCCAGCAGTTCGTCGCTTGTAATGACTCCTGGAAGGTCTGTCCCTTCGATCGGTAAAATAGATGGTTTTGATCCACTGGCGATAAGGATTTTTTCACCTTCTAAAACCAAGGTTTCCCCTTCTTTTGTGCTAACTTCCAATGTGTTTTCTCCTGCAAAAGTTGCCCAACCATGGATCACTTCTACTTGATATGCTTTTAGGAGTTTTTCGATACCACCTACCAATTGATCTACGACTGCTTTTTTTCGGCTTTGAATTTTTTCAAAGTTAATACGATATCCTTCTAACTCCACTCCAAATTCATGCATTTTTTTAAGATCGCTTATTTTTTTTGCATTGGTATACATTGCTTTTGTTGAAATACAACCTCGGTTTAAGCAGGTGCCCCCTATATCCCGACCTTCTATCACTGTTACTTTTGCGCCTAGTTGTGCCGCTCGGATAGCGGCAACATATCCACCTGGACCAGCACCAATAATGATTAATTCTTTTCTCATTCTGACAAACCTCCTCCTAGAAAGCCGAGTGCTAGGCTAAAGCTGGCACTCGGCTTATTTTTAGGTCATGCTTGTTTTAAGAACTTATATGGGTAATTCACATTTAAGAACCGGCTCTCTCGCTGCTTTTACCTCATCTAGTCTGCGTACCGGTGCAACATGTGGAGCTGCTTTTAGAATATCTGGATTGTCGTCCGCTTCCTGAGAAATAGCCTTCATTGCTTCTATAAAAGCATCCAGTGTTTCTAAGCACTCTGTCTCTGTCGGCTCAATCATCAACGCTTCCGGCACAATCAGTGGAAAATAAACCGTTGGTGGATGGAAACCGTTATCTAGCAACCTTTTTGCAACATCTGTTGTATTAACCTCCATTTCCTTTTTACCAAGACCTGCTAATACAAATTCATGCATGCAAACCCGATCAAAAGGCAATTTGAAGTGATTTTTCAAATGATGCATCAAATAATTTGCATTCAAAACAGCCATCTGACTTACTTTTTTCAAGCCTTCAGCACCCATGGTTTTAATGTAGGTATACGCTCGTACATTTACCCCAAAATTTCCATAGAACGAATGAATTTTTCCAATACTTTCCGGACGGTCATATTCCAGAGCATAGGAATCTCCATCTTTCACCACTGCCGGCTTGGGTAAGAAAGGTATTAAGTCTTCCCGCACGCCAATAGGTCCGCTTCCGGGTCCACCTCCACCATGTGGTGTTGAAAAGGTTTTGTGAAGGTTTAAGTGAACCACGTCAAACCCCATGTCTCCTGGTCGTGATACCCCCAGTATGGCATTTGCATTGGCTCCATCATAATATAACAGTCCGCCAGCTTCATGAACTAGTCGTGCAATCTCCGTAATATTTCTTTCATATAGACCGAGAGTGCTTGGGTTGGTTAACATCAATCCTGCAATATCGTCACCTAAAACAGCTTTAAGACTCTCTATATCTACGTCTCCATCTCTGTTAGACTTTACTTCTACTACATCATAGCCTACCACATGAGCACTGGACGGATTCGTACCATGCGCTGAGTCAGGAACAATGATTTTTTTCCTTTGCGTGTCTCCTCGTTTTTCATGATATGCTTTTATCACCATCAGACCAGTCATTTCGCCATGAGCACCAGCTGCCGGTTGAAGTGTTATGCCTGCCATTCCAGTGATTTCAGCCAGCATGTTTTGGAGTTCATACATCATCTTCAATGCACCTTGTGCCGTCTCTTCCGGCTGATAGGGATGTAGGGTGTTAAATCCTGGTAAGGATGTCATGTCTTCGTTGATTTTAGGATTATATTTCATGGTGCAAGAACCTAATGGATAGAATCCTTTATCAATAGCAAAGTTCTTTTGCGAAATATTAACAAAATGTCGAACCACATCTAATTCACTTACTTCCGGCAAAGATAGATCTTTTGTCGATCTCATACTTTCAGGTATGCCAGCTTCTATATCCATATCTTTTAACTCATCGGGAGGCAGTCGATATCCGGTTCTACCAGGTTTCGAAATGTCGCACAGTAATTTTGTATACTCCTTCATTTGATCCCCTCCAAACCTTTTACTAGTTGGTGAATTTCATCCAGACTTCGCTTTTCTGTTACGCAGAGAAGCATTCCGTTTGTTATTTCCGGATAGTATTTATCAACAGAGAAGCCTCCCAGTATTCCCTGTTTCATTAATTCTTTGTTGATCTCATCAACATCTCCGGGAGCAGTCACCATAAACTCTTTAAAGAAAGGTTTATCAAAAGTTCTCTTTAGCCCGGTTTCTTTTTCAATTTTTTCTAAGGCATAATGTGCTTTTCGATAGGATTGCTCCGCTACTTGCCTCATTCCTTTTTTTCCCATTAGCGACATGTATGCCAGTGCTGCTAATGCATTTAACGCTTGGTTTGTGCAAATGTTAGAAGTTGCTTTTTCACGACGAATATGCTGTTCTCTAGTTTGTAAGGTTAATACATACCCAACATTTCCTTCAGCATCAGTGGTTTGTCCTACGACTCTTCCTGGCATTTTTCTCATCAGTTTCTGAGACGCAGCCATAAATCCTAGGTATGGTCCTCCATAGTTCATTGGATTTCCCAAAGACTGCCCTTCTCCAATAACAATATCCGCACCTATTTCACCCGGCGATTTAAGTACTCCAAGGGAAATAGGATCCACGTTCATAATTAATAAACCCTTATCCTGATGTGCAATTTTTTCTGCTTCTTCCATTTCTTCAATGATT
This portion of the Tindallia magadiensis genome encodes:
- a CDS encoding glutamate-5-semialdehyde dehydrogenase, with product MNEELIIKGKLAKDAANSLSLLSAEEKNHALLQMAEALEQGVHRILEANKEDMRNGRENALSDALMDRLMLTEERIYAMADGLKALRGIEDPIGKVEEMWIGAQGIEIGKMRVPMGVIGMIYEARPNVTVDAAGLCLKTGNAVILRGGSDALHSNRILTELIATAAEKAGCPKGSIQSIEQTGREVVTEFIQMTDYLDVIIPRGGVGLIQTVVKNATVPVIETGIGNCHIFVDETADLEKAKQIVINAKTQRPGVCNALETLLVHKEKAKALLLELLPLLKAKGVEIRGDHFTREIFEEAVEVNDSDYAEEFLDLILAVKVVDSIDEAITHIQRYGTGHSEAIITEHYGNSRKFLRCVDAAAVYVNASTRFTDGEQFGYGAEIGISTQKLHARGPMGLKELTSTKYVIYGDGQIRK
- the fabF gene encoding beta-ketoacyl-ACP synthase II, producing the protein MDQRVVITGMGAVTPIGIGVDAFKDSLMNGASGAGPITHFDASEYSVQFAAEVKDFNPADYLDKREAKKMDRFTQFAAAAAYETLENANFKEGDLDPDEFGVILGCGIGGLTTLEEQHTNLLNRGPRRVSPFLIPMMISNLAAGQVAILMNAKGPNMTIVTACASATNAIGEAFKMIQRGAAKAILTGGTEASITPISIAGFASMKALSTRNDSPCTASRPFDSQRDGFVMGEGAGLIMLESYEHAKKRGATILAEMVGYGTHTDAYHITAPDPDGKGASIAMQKAIEDADITPEAIGYINAHGTSTDYNDRLETTAIKNVFGDHAPNLKISSTKSMTGHLLGAAGGVEAIACVLALQEQKIPPTINYESPDEACDLNYTPNKAQSATFQYTLSNSLGFGGHNACILIKSYT
- a CDS encoding biotin transporter BioY; its protein translation is MKSKISIHDCTRISLLAALIAVSSYIIIPLPFSPVPVTGQTLAIMLCALLLTPSQSTLTLSIYLLLGIIGLPVFAGGSSGIGVILGPTGGFLIGFLPMACFISFFKGSSPNMLRYFLVSGFSSLILLNLIGVPWLAYSAGISFSQAIALGFLPFLPGGILKLFLAVLLAWKLIPQLSFMTSNR
- a CDS encoding MarR family winged helix-turn-helix transcriptional regulator, whose product is MNFIENEKYVSEYSLKLFVVLSKAYASVSEAVLKDIRRYGLNPTEFAVLELLYHKGIQPIQKIREKVLLKSNSITYTIDKLEEKKYIERKGCSKDRRVTYVSLTELGKGKMQSIFPSHEEAIKEILKALSEDEKKEAILLLKKIGLGISFHT
- the argH gene encoding argininosuccinate lyase produces the protein MKDKKALWSGRFAGSTADKMQQFSQSLDTDWSFFREDIAGSRAHGEMLLKVGLLTAEEQQKIDQALLEIETEIEQGDFKPDIALEDVHMNIEARLIEKLGPMGAKIHTARSRNDQVATDYRLFMKKRVREVMQQQKCLLNALIDRAEKDIDVFLPGFTHLQHAQPVSLGHFWMAYFWKFHRDFNRMAAAFDQADQCPLGAGALAGTTLPIDRHYSARLLDFTNVTENSLDTVSDRDYLLEFLFASSTFMLHISRLCEDLILWNTQEFDFIELPDAYCTGSSMMPNKKNPDALELMRGKTSGVIASLNDLMINLKGLPLTYNRDMQEDKRPVFHTLDTLEEILGLLPDLLNGVTMKSASIKQHLQKGFLLATDIAEYLVSKGVPFRHTHHIVGQAVQYCLENNKEFADLTLDEWRKFSDSIGEDLLSVLSIEAAVDRRSSFGGTARSEVKRQIKKATSLLEII
- the wrbA gene encoding NAD(P)H:quinone oxidoreductase: MEKVKLAIVYYSFTGTNQKMAKWAAEAAQKAGAEVKILKVKEVVPQSVIDADPMRKANDESSKDIPEVSNQDLEWADAFLFSFPTRFGMLPSQIKSFLDQTGPLWAEGKLANKVVSAMTSAQNQHGGQEATILSFYTMMHHWGAIVASPGYTDPVIFGAGGNPYGISVTVDGEGNMSGDQESIKAAIQHQANRTIQVAGWVKEGLKA